The following is a genomic window from Oncorhynchus masou masou isolate Uvic2021 chromosome 6, UVic_Omas_1.1, whole genome shotgun sequence.
CAGTAGTATGAACATTTATGGTGTGGATACTTCTTGGGTATCAGTGCACTTTGAAATAACTACCTGGATCTATCAAATGGTACTCCAATGAGTTGGAGCATGGATTAAATCAACAAGTAAAAGCAAAAACATTCTCAATGAATATGGACAATACAACTAAAACACCGACTTTATAGTAATCAATGATCAAAAGGTCAAATTACAGGGTATTTATGGTCACAACTAGGAATCAGCCATTATTGACAGTAACCCTGGAGCAATCAGGATTAAGTagcttgctcaagggcagatcaACAGATTTTACACCTAGactgctcggggatttgaactaggAATCTTTCAATTATGGGCCCACGCTCTAAACGCTAGGCTACCAGCCACCCCCAGTACCTGTACATGTGTGTTCAATGTCCACTTACCGGTGTCTTTTCTTCCTTGGGCCAGAATCCACAGCCCTCCTACTCATTGAAATTAAGGACCACTGGGGCAGAAttatgggaaggagaggagcaACCTGGGGCCTAGGTAATGATGTCCTGGGAAAATTAGTCTGGGGAAAAATAGTAACGTTATGCAACGTTGTTGGGATGAATAAAGTTACTGTCCCGTTAATTTACTTTATAACCAGTTTACGATATGACTGACGTTAGCGCTGTTTGCTACTCAAATACGTAACTCATCATTACTGTTCCAAATGGAATACCGTAACGTTAGCTATGTGGCTAGCTGCAAACAGATGAAAGATACATATTGGATACTAATTAGAAAATCTGACGAGCCAGTGTGCACGCAAGTTAGCCACAGCTGACTAACTTACGTGAACAAACGTTAGCTTGCTAATGTACAGCTTAGCTGGCTGGAACAAGGTGGAATCACACAGGAAAACAGAGCGCAAAGCTAGTGATTTCGTCGAATTGAGAAACGTTACCTCTTGATATAACAATCAATGGTTAAATGGTATTTTAAATTACGTTTGCGTCAGTATTTGGGTTAGCATGCCAGCACGATATCCATTTTTTTCTTGATTCCCGTGACCACATTTCCACGTCCAGCCCTCACTCCTGCAGCTAAGCAACCAAATTGTCAAATCGTTGATTGACAGTTGACTCCACCTATCTTCGGTACGTTCAATGTCCCTTCTCAGATAAAGGGCCTATCATATGATTATCTCTAAAGCACATCCTATATAGTCCATTTCCATTGGACACAATTTTGATTGACATTAAATTTGACCAACAATGCAGCAGGGGACAAGTCTTCACTACTGTAGTGAAATACTGATGCTCACGAAAAACAACTAGCAAGCCAGCCCTTTTACAAACAGGAAAACAATACTTATATTTAAACTGACTTGTCCCATGGCTTAAACTCCCTTATATCGGACAACGCAGCTGTGAACGACAATACACACCGTTGAGGTAAAGTTAATGTCATTTGTAGCTAACAACCTGGCACccagttagctagctataactaacgttagctagattgCTGCCATAATGCTCATAGGTCATGGTAGTGAGTGGCGTTACTGCAGCTTGGTAAGCTAACCACACCAGTTGCCAGATTGGTCCTTCAAACTACTTTACAAGTCACTAGTCAACCTGGGTTGCATACTTTCTAATCGTGTATTCATACTCACGTCAACATTTCAGTGCTGCTTTGGTCTAAAGTTGACTTAGCTACAGTTGTGGATGCATGACGAGAATCTGAAAGATGACGACTGAGACCCACGTCAAGGACATCAAGCCAGGACTCAAGAATCTCAACGTTATCTTCATCGTACTGGAAACCGGTGAGGGTGGGCTGTTTCAATTACTAACTAACTCATAACAGTATTATTAGGAATCAAATGTTAATGATCTTGTAATACACAGGGCTGGGAAAAAAAGTATTGTAAATTCTTACACACAATATAAATGGTTCAACAGTGAGTAACATCCTTCTTGTATGCCACTATATACTCTAATGAGAACTGTTCATGTTGGTTTATTTGAATCATGCCAAGGCATCGATTAACTTACCTGTGTTGAACCTTCCCTCTTTTTTTCCACAAGTGGATGTTTACGCTCCTCACAATGAGATGACACTTTCCTTGTACAACTAGCTTGGTCCCGTCTTTGTAAAAAAATCAAAAGCCACGGATTTATTTGTCCCTCATAACCCCTCACACAGGACGAGTGACAAAAACAAAGGATGGGCATGAGGTGCGGACCTGTAAGGTGGCCGACAAGACAGGCAGCATCAGCATCTCTGTTTGGGATGAGGTGGGGGGACTGATCCAAACTGGTGACATAATCAGACTCACTAAGGGGTGAGTTATTGAGTCACATCCCAGTCAACATCTCCACTGCATGGACAAAGCTCCAAACCTACTGCTGAGTATAAAATTAATACAGAAATAAGACCACCCTGTCATCATGTCAGCTTTACCTAACCGCATGAAGTTATTCAGATGAATGTGCCATACGTTATTAGTAGTCTGCAATCTTGTATTGAAATTGCTGCCTTTTTCTCCAGATATGCGTCTGTGTTCAAAGGTTGCCTGACTCTGTACACAGGCAGAGGTGGAGAGCTGTTGAAGATTGGAGAGTAAGTCCTGTAGTTGCAGCCATGTAACTGTTGCTGAGAGATGCATGTAATGTCATAAGTTACTGGTCTAAACTAATGCCCACttaatgttttgttcaggttctgCATGGTGTACTCCGAGGTACCAAATTTCAGTGAGCCTAACCCCGAGTATTCGAACATGGACCAGATGAAAAACAAGACGGTAAGGGGTGTTCTGAACTTAAGGATGTCTTACTACAGGATCCTTTACAGAAGGATAGGGGGGAAATATTGTTAAGTACCTTTTTCTTGTACTGTTTGTGAACAGATTATTTCATTCCCAGGTACTCAGTGACCAAGGAAACATACTGAACAATAATTCAGCTGGTAAGTCCACTATCAGAGACCAACAAAAGTAGTGACATTAAATGGAAGCGTTTTGGCAACTACTTTTGTTCGTGTTTCTCAACAAAAGTAATTTTGACCTCTGCGGCTTAAAGGTGCTATATGCAACAATTCCACCTGCATGTCTGTAGCAGTAAACTAACTTGCTGCTTGAAGCTGTAAAGTTGCTTATTTTACCTGTGAGTGGCTGGTTCAGCCACCTTCAGTGTATAAGCAGAAGTCTTCATTTTAATTGTAAAACACTAACAACTTTTCCTTTTATCACTTTATGAACATTCATTTGTACCTTACAATTTCTTATTCTAGGAAATGACACTACCAATGGGAACGGTGTGAATTCACAAGGTTCCGGGAGCTCAATTACCCCTCCGCAGGGAGGGCGGGCTGGCAGTGGTGTCGGCAGCAGGGCAAACAATCCAGGAGGGACCACTGTCAATGGAAAGGAGACCAGACGTTCTACCAAAAGATGATTAGAGAAGAGAGAAGCAAAGTCCATCACGTGCCAGAAATTTCAAATGAGAGACTCTACCACTGAAGACTCATGTTTCTTTTACAAACTGTGTAATCAGTCTttatatatttgtattatttagttTTGTTGAAATTACCATGACCATTTTATTTACTTGTCTTTGTAAAGTGGGTTAAAAATTAGTATCTTAATTAGGTTTGTTTAAGGAACACGGTTCACAAAAGCTGCAACAAGTTTcccttactttttttttttttttttacaattaagGTGTTTAATGGGAAGTCATGCGTTTTTCAAAGGAAGTCAGGCAGGGATGTTACCATCCCTTTGTTTAAAATgtgatacttttttttaaacaatgttttTCTTTAATTTTCTGCACTCAATGTTAAAAGTTTTCCCATGAGATGTCTAAAATATAAAATGACTCTTAGTTAATGTGCTGTGTAGGCTCTGTGTTCAAAAAGTAACCTAAGGCTGACAGATGGGTGTGTAGTTGGATTTTGGCAATCAGCAAcaagcatatacagttgaagtcggaagtttaaattacacttatgttggagtcattaaaacatgattttccacaattttcttgttaacaaactatagtcttggcaagttggttaggacatctactttgtgcatgacaagtacttttcccaacaattgtttacagatttcACTTAtacttcactgtatcacaattccagtaggtcagaagtttatacactaagttgactatgccttttaACAGCTCCAGAAAatgaggtcatggctttagaaacttctgatgggctaattgacatcatttgagtcaattggaggtgtacctgtggatgtatttcaaggcctaccttcaaactcagtgcctctttgcttgacatcaaaagaaatcagccaagatttcagaaaaaaaactgtagacctccaagtctggttcatccttgggagtaattaccaaacgcctgaaggtaacatgttcatctgtacaaacaatagtatgcaaaaATAAACACCATGAGACGACGCAGCCGTCGtaccgtctcctagagatgaacgtactttggtgcgaaaagtgcaaatcaatctcagaacagcagcaaaggaccttgaagatgctggaggaaaccggtacaaaagtatctatatccacagtgaaatgAGTCATATATCAACATaggaagaaaggaagaagccattgctccaaaaccaccataaaaaaattCAGATTACGGTTTGCCACTGCACATCggaacaaagatcatactttttggagaaatgtcctctggtctgatgacatttacatttaagtcatttagcagacgctcttatccagagcgacttacaagttaattttttttacctttatttaaccaggcaagtcagttaagaacacattcttattcttcaatgacggcctgggaacagtgggttaactgcctgttcaggggcagaacgacagatttgtaccttgtcggctcgggggtttgaactcacaaccttccggttactagtccaacgctctaaccactaggctaccctgccgccccaaaaatagaactgtttggccataatgaccatcgttatgtttggtggaaaaagaggcttgcaagccgaagaacaccttcccaaccgtgaagcacggtggtggcagcatcatgttgtaggggtgctttgctgcaggagggactggtgcacttcacaaaatagatggcttcatgaggaaaggaaaatgatgtggatatattgaagcaacatctcaagacatcagtcaggaagttcaagcttggtcgcaaatgggtcttccaaatggacaatgaccccagcatacatccaaagttgtggcaaaatggcttaaggatgacaaagtcaaggtattggagtggccatcacaaagccctgacttcaagcctatagaaaatttgtgggcagaactgcaaaagcgtgtgcaagcaaggaggcctacaaacctgactcagttacaccagctctgtcagaaggaatgggccaaaattcacccaacttattgtgggaagcatgcggaaggctatccaaaacgtttgacccaagtaaaacaatttaaaaggcaaccAACtactaacccactgggaatgtgatgaaagaaaataaAGCTGAAAAAaaatcactactattattctgacatttcacattaaaataaagtggtgatcctaattgacctaagacagggaatttttactaggattaaatgtcaggaattgagtttaaatgtatttgtctaaggtgtatgtaaacttccgacttcagctgtataaaAGTGAACAAAAAACAAAGTAGATATTAAGCAATAGCACTTTATTTAAACAACCAATCCTAAGCCACAACACTGAATGACAAGACTCATAGGCTGCGGCATACATTGTATAAAATTGATAAGGTTTCAATGCCTTGGTTTGTTAAGTTTCTCCTGTAATGTCAAAGGTCAATGCAGATTACGTTGTTTGATTCACTCAAATCATTATGCATGTAAAATTTTTGTAACAAATAACCATTCACTAGCACACTTAATGATATACCAAGGCAAAGTGCTTTCAAGGATTGCATTATCATGACAGTTGGATATTTGTtcaggagtgggagggagggggggttgtatgtatgtaaacttctctgAACCCCTAATGCTGCATCGCACATTCCTCTGCTTCAGTCAAAATCTCAAAGGTCTAGGGGGAGGGGGTAGTATGACAAAtgattcatttattttattttgaatgcTTAAGGCTGGATACGATAACATTTACCTTCACACGTAAACACCACATTCATAATCAGACTTCAGTAAGAGCCTTAGTTATTTGTTGCTTTTGTAATGAAGTTAGATAAACACACATTCTCCCAATCTCTCGTAGTTTCACACTGTTACAACTGTAAACTTGATGTTTAGACATATGGCTCAACTTACAAACGTACAGTAAAAACCTGGATGATTACTGGTGGTTAAAGGATACTTTCAGGGGGTTAAATAAAAGCAATCATAAAGTACCTTGTTGCGACAAGTATCTGAAGAATAGCAAACATGTACCACAGACGAGGTTCACGTGTATGCTACAACAGACCTTAGAGATTTCATTCGGATCATAATACAGTTTGGCTTCACATTCCAGTGGCTGTTGTGATATATTATTTTTCCTTTCATtttacatgctcacacacacacacacacacacacaaaaaaaaatcacatttgatTTGTCTTTTAGATAAAAAGTGATTaatatgcgttcatatttttgagACACAAGTATAGGTGGTTGAGCTAAGAAGACAAAGATGAGTTGTGCATCAAGGAGGTAGGCAAAACATGATCATAGCAATTACATTAGTAGCAAAAGTAATCTTTACTTTCAGAATAGAATGGACTTTGTATCTTGCCAATGAAATTCCATTTTGGATGAGAGACCGTTTTTCCCCATTTCAATTCCTTAATTGTAATTGATATATTTTCTGAGGTAATATGATTTTAATATCGCACAATGTCATGCTAGTAAAACCTATataagattttttgttgttgttgctgtaagCAACTGAAGGCTCTAGAAAATACACAATACTGAATGCAGGCATGCTCAAACTCCCCACCAGGCAGCAGTAGCCGTAACCTACTTCAAAACAGAGCCTAAGGTGCAAGAGAAAAGAGTGAAAAGTTGATAAAAGGCCTGAAAAAGCATTTTATGCATTTTCACTTGCTCACATTGCACCACCTGAATTTATAATTAGGCCTAAATGAAGCACAATAAACACTTTCATGATCACCTACAGTTCACACTGAAGTCACACGAGAGGTTAACATGCTGTCCCAAACATTGGCTTGGCATATCCTATCCATTCTAAGGACCACAACCAGATATGCATTTTTTTTAACCACTTGTCCCTGACATGAAATTCTTGACCAATTCATAACTTTAACCCGCAACTTCCGAGATGGTGAAAAGAATTGCAGCGAAACAAGGAGCCAATGAAATTCTAGCAGAAGCAATATGGACAGGACACTGCTAGCCAATCAAAGCACATAATAATTCAAGGTCATAGCCCGTAGACATGGCCTGTTATATTTTGCCTGGCTGGTCTATGGAGTAAACAAATCCCTGCATCATACAAAGCAATGTCCAATGCCTGAATCAAAACAAGATGCCTCTGCACTCCTGAATAAGAGCTTAATATATCCAGAACCAAAATAAAAAAGGAGGGCTGTTAAGGCAAAGGACACggccaaccaccaaccaccaacttCAAGCTTTCAATTACACTAGAGTTTTACATTTTATTCAAAGGGTCAGTTAATGCATATTAGGCTACCACACATACTACGTAGGATACTGTACCAGAAACCAGTAGGCCTAACTTTACATATTATAATCTTCAAATATGCTCaaattaaaataataaaattTATGGACTCAAACCAAAAACTATTACAGACCATAGCACCAGAATCTTACAAACATCACTTGTGTTTCAAAGGGAATGTACTTCGTGTTACCAATTagaaacaaaataacaatattCTTTACGGTATTTGTAAACCAGGAAAGTGTGTAAAGTAGTACAATAGCCATCAACGAAGACACACTTTTTCCTTCGCCCTTTTGCTGATTGCAGTTCATATTGCCATCTGACACTCACATTCTTGACATCATACTTACTAATGAAGGCATGACATCTCACTGCCCAAATcatcacacaaacacagaacTCTATGCCTACTCACTGTACTATAAAAGTAATCACAACATCCTTAAGTTCTATGGCATAGCAATCCATTGTCTTTCTTGTCCACAAAATACAATCTTCTACCACCACCTCAACCGAACCCAGTGCCTTGATGTTACCTTGAAGATTACATATATTATACTTAGAAGATATCGCAATACAGAGAACAATTTATATAAAACACAAACATATATGCCCAAATAAAGGGATTGCATACAAACTAGCTATTAAAATGTTTAAGCTACAACTTTTAAGTATTGATTATCTTAAGTGTGTTCTTTTTTGCCTTCAAATACTTGAAATACAGTTAGAAGGGGTTGTACAGACACCAACTAAAACTACATCCCGATCAAATCAACGTATACCCTGCTAAAATGGTACTAAAATGTCAAATTTTAAATCTCTCAGCTTTATAATAATTCACCATGTTGATTTCAATACCATTTAGTTGAGTAAGTAAATCAACAATCTCTACACACCATTGTCTGCAGTGCATTTTTAGTGATGTGCTTGAAACATCCAAAAAAGTGCACTTGCCAATATTGCTTTTGTTATGAATTGACACTAAAACTTCTGTATTATCACTACAGTGATCCAAAACTATTTCACTGTGTGGTTTTTCAGGTCCCTTAAGAAAGGCTTTTCATTGAAAAATATGGCAAGCCAAGCAAGACTAAGGCAAGAATCAAACAAGGGCTAAATAAACTAGTCAAGTTGTACATCCAGGTGTTTGGATTTATGACAAAAGCACGAGTGTTTCTTTGGATTTGTGCTTTGAAAAATGTATCCAGCCAATAAACAATTTCTCCAGGATTCAAACCACAGTGGACCACATGGATGATGAGAATGGGAAGCACTATAGCATAGCATCATGTTTTGTATTATGAATGAACAATGGCTCACTGACTTCACCCCGTCTGTGATTGTGAGTAGTTGTGCGACCTCAACTTTTATCAACAATAAGGCTTTCAGTTGGCATGAATGGAAGACCAATTTCGTGATgcataaaatataaaaatatcaGACTTCACTATTTGCTCAATTGTTTTCTAATGACACAGTTTAGTATACCTGTTTGTATCAGGACAAAGTGTCAGTCAGGATTGTATTGACAGTAATAGAGGATGAGTTTCCGTTTACAAGTTATTCTTTAACCATCTTCAATTTTCTACAAGATCAAAATAGATTCCAACCCCATACTTTTGAGCAGCCATGTGACATACAGTATAACAATGCACACAACTCTCATAAATAAGGTACTTTATGATGGATCTAAAACCAGTTCCGTTCTGAGACATCTCTTTTTGCCTACTAAGGTATTTCTTTAATGGAAATATCATGATTTAATATCCTTATTCACCTATTTGCATTGTCCATCCTATGAGTAGTTGTCAAGAAGCAGTCAAGTCATGAAGGAACCAAATCAAAGAGAAAAAAGTTAAATGTTTTCATGTTGCATAATATGTATCAGATAACATTTACTCTCCAATGAGGTTCAATACATTAACAAAATGCACTGGCTTGGATAAAAATCATTGCGAGATATAACATCTTGAGGTAAGCTGTTCGATGTCTGATTATGGCTAATCAAGTAATACATGAAGTCACACAATAAAAAGTGTCGACATTACTCTCCACTAAGACAAAAACATTGCATCCCTTTAAAGAGTAACGTGACTCTTAGATAGTATGTTTGGATTGAGAGGTCAACTCAGTAACTGCCCTCAAAGAGGAAGAGAAAACGGACAAAATAAAAGCAATTGGTGTGTCGACATTTTGTCCCTGAAGTTTTTCAAAGCAGCCAACTACTGGGTTGAATAAAGTGAATCCAAGGATCAGTATGCTTTGTTTTGATCATAGGTATATGTTGCTAAGCCTTAACTACAGACGCACAACAGAGACAAACGTATTCAACCAGTTCCCTCTAGTTAATTCAGGACCAAACAAACTTTGGACAGTACAACAGGCCACACCACCTATGAGGACTATAATGCAGAAAAGAGCACTAGCTACATGCGTGCCAACAAAAAAATTACAGTCTCTGTAAAAAGAAAAGGCCAGAAGTCTGGAGTCAATATATAattgttaaattctataaccagtttattgtgtttgtttttatttattttctccatGACCTAAAGTATATGTGCCGCGATATACAGGGGCATGGGCAATCCCACATGAAAATGGAACAAATGTCAATTGTttctcaataataataataatgttagaCACGTGCCAAATACTGCAAAATTACACTTCTTACTGCTACATTTCAAGACCTTGTTTTTAAAGTGGGACCAACAGTTTTGTTCCATTTTAACAAGCATTTGGAAGTTATGATTGAATAAGCATGGAAATCTTTTCCGCCGAGTGTAGTTGTACAACAATGACAAATTAACAATGAAAGCATAAACATAATATACAATTAAAGAATCTGAACATCTcaaataaatatgttgtgtacatAGACATAGGACAGACATGCAGCAGTTAGAATCATGGAAgaacttaaagggatacttcggaatttgaggccctttatctacttctccagtcagatgaactcgtggataccatttttatgtgtcTGCgtagtttgaaggaagttgctaactaacgttagcgcaatgactggaaatCTATGGGTCTCAttgggcctcattgccaaaaccccgaagtatccctttaatattgAGCTTCACTCATGGAACTATACTTAAATACATAATTCCATCCATATCAAGAGGTGTTTGTTTTGGTGATCAAATGTAAATTTATGCCGGACTATAACATGAGATTCATTACTTTTAActtcttgttaaatccacttaaataTAACTTACCGCATCTTACATGTTAATTTATTCATTTTTTTGTGAATTGAAGCCATTTTGAAGAATTCTTTGATAACAGTACACCGATGGCAAATAAAGATCTAATTCAGCAGTTTAATTATGCTTGGATGAGAGAAAATGTTTGTGTACTCTTGATTCGAAATAATACTTTAAATGGAAATAAAAGAAAAACACAATGGTAACTGCCTAGCTATTGCCTTCATCCAATGAGTTTTCAAGTAATGAAGGACACCTATGTCCTCGAGGTACAGTCATTGGCAGACATCCCAGAGGAATACGCTATGGACAGCATCACCATGGGGATCACTGGCATAACCAAAAGAAACCAACAGCCTCTTTGTTTCTAACTTTATCCCTTCCACACCTAATTTAGGAGGTTATTTAAAATCAGCATGACATAAGTGTTTGTTCTCAGATGAATGCTTTCTCACTTGAAGGACAATAGTGTCAAAAGTAATAAAGTTATTCTCCAATTTCAACATGACCCTACTTAGTCTTTCTTTCCACTCACATATCTGATGGCAACATTTTACAAGTTGCCCAAAATCAATAAGTACCCTGAATTTTTCTCAAAAGAAAAATGGAAGGAAACAAAGATGTTGAATATGCTTCCTTTCAATAGTTATTCCCCCAACTTAACATGTAACTCAGTTTACAGTATTCTGACTCAACTACTTTTGTGCAATTTTACCGTCTTCTACCCTACTAGCCACCCTGCCATATTGTGTTTTCGATCACGCTCCCAAATAAAATTGACTTGATTAGTCTTGCATCATGCAAATTACAATTACCTAATGCTATGCATTTCACTCCTCCCCTTTGCCCAAAGCTCCCATACCACTTATTCCTACAATCTGAAGCATTTTGAGAAAGTTATCAATTTTTGCAATTTCAGCCATTGTAAGGTATTATTGTCATTTGTCAAAGTTGACCTTTACTTTTTTTA
Proteins encoded in this region:
- the LOC135541807 gene encoding SOSS complex subunit B1-like isoform X1; translated protein: MTTETHVKDIKPGLKNLNVIFIVLETGEGRVTKTKDGHEVRTCKVADKTGSISISVWDEVGGLIQTGDIIRLTKGYASVFKGCLTLYTGRGGELLKIGEFCMVYSEVPNFSEPNPEYSNMDQMKNKTVLSDQGNILNNNSAGNDTTNGNGVNSQGSGSSITPPQGGRAGSGVGSRANNPGGTTVNGKETRRSTKR
- the LOC135541807 gene encoding SOSS complex subunit B1-like isoform X2, whose protein sequence is MTTETHVKDIKPGLKNLNVIFIVLETGRVTKTKDGHEVRTCKVADKTGSISISVWDEVGGLIQTGDIIRLTKGYASVFKGCLTLYTGRGGELLKIGEFCMVYSEVPNFSEPNPEYSNMDQMKNKTVLSDQGNILNNNSAGNDTTNGNGVNSQGSGSSITPPQGGRAGSGVGSRANNPGGTTVNGKETRRSTKR